Proteins encoded within one genomic window of Trichoderma asperellum chromosome 2, complete sequence:
- a CDS encoding uncharacterized protein (BUSCO:EOG092D1R2W), whose product MAGSQLKRLKASLRDQGITGPQKSKKQRRKLAQDDQARNDKRLQRGVVLEGIREQFNPFDLKHAARGPKFEVTTNKPKTSNASIKGRPGLAKAASEEKRKQTLLVDMQRRNKVGGILDRRFGENDPTMTPEEKMLERFAREKQKTHKKNSTFDLEDDEPMDGLTHMGRSLDFGEEEELVDDFQEDDLKDDEDSDGDTREKRLKRLRAIIAAGEEEGEDGEPERKKTKKEVMEEVIAKSKLHKYERQAAKDDDDDLRMELDKELPNIRELLWSGLNGGKHQENAPLSTIAGVDRDAFDKNFDIQVKKLAQDKKAQPSNRTKTDEEKAEEESNRLKKLEEKRQKRMMGEEVSDSEEDEDEKKKDNAAGREEDDDDEDDDDGFGLGRGIKTRPTATELGFDDEDDFVIDDDLVASGSDLELVESDDELDEEEEEDDSDSGNQAGADEDDDDEFTKGLLNESETKDPIFQANFSSKEKSDENGLPFTFPCPQSCAEFVSITKDYDYANLPKIVQRIRALHHPKLDSKNKERLANFSVALVDFVALPWNAATSPPFSVLESLIRHIHSLSKMFPVEIAKQFRQHLEEISQSRPIALLASDLTVLTAIGTIFPTSDHFHQVVTPAMLTIGRYIGQKVPRELSDYAIGTYLSILCLQYQQLSKRYVPEVINFALNTICSLSPTAPSKLLGSFPVHEPSAGSRIQKAKKVELRRLNFSDCLAENSQEGGNSLKIALLITTIQVLDAAADLWTGKPAFLETFSQVLEVLSHVNSKLSREHLPAAASEKAERLEEKLKRMSRVSQLSRRPLELHHHKPLSIKTYIPKFEDTFDPDKHYDPDRERAEMAKLKAEHKKERKGAMRELRKDANFMARENLRIKKAKDEAYEKKYKRLVAEIQNEEGREANNYEREAKARKRANSRR is encoded by the exons ATGGCCGGTTCCCAGCTCAAGCGCCTAAAGGCGTCACTGAGAGATCAAGGAATCACTGGTCCACAAAAATCTAAGAAGCAACGACGAAAGTTGGCTCAAGATGATCAGGCTCGAAACGACAAGCGCTTGCAGAGAGGCGTTGTCTTGGAAGGAATCCGAGAGCAGTTCAATCCATTCGACCTCAAGCATGCCGCGCGCGGACCCAAGTTTGAAGTGACCACCAATAAGCCAAAGACTTCAAATGCCTCTATCAAGGGGCGACCTGGTCTGGCCAAAGCCGCCAGCGAGGAAAAG CGCAAACAAACTCTTCTTGTAGATATGCAGCGCCGCAATAAGGTCGGAGGCATCCTCGATCGACGATTCGGTGAGAACGACCCAACAATGACTCCTGAGGAGAAAATGCTGGAACGATTTGCTcgtgagaagcagaagacgCACAAGAAGAACTCCACCTTTGATTTGGAGGATGACGAGCCTATGGATGGCTTGACACATATGGGAAGATCACTTGATTttggtgaagaggaggaactGGTGGACGACTTTCAAGAAGACGACCTtaaagatgacgaggacagCGATGGAGACACCCGGGAGAAGCGACTCAAACGACTACGCGCCATCATCGCAGCtggtgaggaggagggcgaggatggTGAGCCGGAGCgcaaaaagacgaagaaggaaGTCATGGAAGAGGTAATCGCCAAGTCAAAACTCCACAAGTACGAGCGGCAGGCGGCTaaagacgatgacgatgacctTCGGATGGAGCTTGACAAAGAACTTCCTAATATCCGAGAGCTTCTATGGTCTGGCCTCAACGGTGGAAAGCATCAGGAGAATGCGCCGCTATCCACTATAGCAGGCGTCGACCGGGATGCGTTTGACAAGAATTTCGATATACAAGTGAAAAAACTTGCTCAGGATAAGAAGGCGCAACCGTCTAATCGTACCAAAACAGACGAGGaaaaggcagaagaagaatccaaCCGACTAAAAAAGCTTGAAGAAAAACGCCAAAAGCGAATGATGGGAGAAGAGGTGTCAGatagcgaagaagatgaagacgaaaagaagaaagacaatGCGGCTGGCAGagaggaggacgatgatgatgaagacgatgatgatggatttgGGTTAGGACGTGGTATCAAAACCAGACCAACGGCAACTGAATTGGGctttgacgatgaagacgacttTGTCATCGACGACGACTTAGTAGCCAGCGGATCTGATCTGGAACTTGTGGAAAGCGATGATGAgcttgacgaggaggaagaggaggacgatAGTGATTCCGGAAACCAAGCTGGGgccgatgaagacgacgatgacgaattCACAAAAGGACTCCTCAACGAATCAGAAACGAAAGATCCTATATTCCAAGCAAATTTCTCTTccaaggagaagagcgaTGAAAACGGATTGCCATTCACATTCCCCTGTCCTCAGTCATGCGCCGAATTTGTATCCATCACTAAGGATTATGATTATGCGAACTTGCCCAAGATTGTCCAACGAATTCGTGCGTTACATCATCCCAAGCTGGAcagcaaaaataaagagagatTGGCAAATTTCTCTGTGGCTTTGGTGGATTTTGTTGCCCTTCCATGGAATGCGGCGACATCACCGCCTTTCTCCGTCTTGGAAAGTCTCATTCGTCACATTCACTCTCTTTCCAAGATGTTTCCTGTTGAAATTGCCAAGCAGTTTCGCCAACATCTTGAAGAAATTAGCCAGTCTCGGCCCATTGCGCTGCTAGCTTCCGATTTGACGGTGCTCACAGCCATTGGAACTATATTCCCAACATCTGATCACTTCCATCAGGTTGTGACTCCAGCGATGTTAACAATTGGCCGGTATATCGGCCAGAAGGTGCCTCGAGAGTTGTCAGATTATGCGATTGGAACGTACTTGTCCATTCTGTGTCTGCAGTATCAACAGCTATCTAAGCGATACGTTCCCGAGGTAATTAATTTCGCCTTAAACACCATCTGCTCGCTTTCACCAACAGCCCCATCAAAATTATTGGGTAGCTTCCCGGTACACGAACCTTCCGCAGGCAGTCGAAtccaaaaggcaaagaaggttGAATTAAGGCGTCTAAACTTCTCCGATTGCCTTGCTGAGAATTCTCAGGAGGGTGGCAACTCTCTGAAAATTGCTCTGCTAATTACAACCATTCAAGTACTCGACGCGGCTGCAGATTTATGGACGGGAAAGCCCGCATTTTTAGAGACATTCAGCCAGGTTCTTGAGGTCTTGAGCCATGTCAACAGCAAGCTATCACGGGAGCATCTaccggcggctgccagcgAGAAGGCAGAGAGATTAGAAGAGAAGCTAAAGCGAATGTCTAGAGTCTCTCAATTGTCACGCCGGCCTCTGGAGCTCCACCACCACAAACCCCTCTCGATCAAGACCTATATACCCAAGTTCGAGGACACATTCGATCCCGACAAACACTACGATCCCGACCGCGAAAGGGCCGAAAtggccaagctcaaggccgaGCACAAGAAGGAGCGCAAGGGTGCCATGCGGGAGCTGCGGAAGGACGCCAACTTTATGGCGAGAGAGAACCTTCGCATCAAGAAGGCGAAGGACGAGGCTTACGAGAAGAAGTACAAGAGACTTGTTGCCGAAATTCAAAACGAAGAGGGACGAGAGGCAAACAATTACGAGAGGGAGGCAAAAGCACGGAAGCGAGCGAATTCTCGCAGAtag
- a CDS encoding uncharacterized protein (EggNog:ENOG41~TransMembrane:1 (i16-39o)), translating into MNWTSRLLSFSRDERVILVSIGLATFGLVSSMITALTFIRDDNEIPPSEPKTQYITQDTEDSLQLDTLEKLLDHPNFSIKEIAIKILCDRAANDPEVIKYIWFGITRPEYEERMNSLRTLAILTSQTGNEGLARLHDERAYSALVRCMELCMESTDLPIVTDVHWDEYYLRDMGERFCLMFLTELINKYGATMLVKAKFVEKWLSKQDWGSTGEERRRNFKDYTDLRNNRITDIINRIKHSRRGLRALEKAGLIDKESSRRRMRELPDLLMEVEEEIAGEQQSRRAREHSAEEQRLRRQHREAMVLNDGTRPLGREDIIERDASPS; encoded by the exons ATGAACTGGACAAGCCGCCTATTATCGTTTTCACGCGATGAGCGAGTAATCTTAGTGAGCATCGGGCTGGCCACGTTTGGCTTGGTTAGCTCGATGATCACAGCTCTCACATTTATCCGAGACGACAATGAAATTCCGCCGTCGGAGCCCAAGACCCAGTACATCACGCAGGATACGGAAGACTCGCTCCAGCTAGATACGCTAGAAAAGCTCTTGGATCACCCAAATTTCTCAATAAAGGAAATTGCCATCAAGATACTTTGCGATAGGGCGGCCAACGACCCTGaagtaataaaatacatCTGGTTCGGAATCACTCGGCCAGAATATGAAGAGCGCATGAACTCTCTTAGAACGCTAGCCATATTAACGAGCCAAACCG GTAACGAGGGATTGGCAAGGCTGCATGATGAAAGAGCCTATTCAGCCTTGGTGAGGTGCATGGAGCTGTGCATGGAAAGCACCGACCTCCCAATTGTCACTGATGTCCATTGGGATGAATACTATCTTCGTGATATGGGCGAGAGATTCTGTCTCATGTTTCTAACAGAGCTGATCAACAAATACGGGGCTACCATGCTTGTCAAGGCCAAATTTGTTGAAAAGTGGCTTTCAAAGCAAGATTGGGGAAGCACTGGCGAGGAAAGGCGGCGCAATTTTAAGGATTATACAGACCTTCGAAACAACAGAATAACGGATATTATTAATCGCATCAAGCACTCTCGGCGTGGACTACGTGCCTTGGAAAAAGCCGGGTTGATTGACAAAGAAAGCTCTCGGCGGAGAATGAGAGAACTTCCTGATCTTCTCAtggaagtggaagaagaaattgcAGGAGAGCAGCAAAGCCGACGAGCTAGGGAACATTCCGCTGAGGAACAAAGACTTCGACGCCAGCATCGCGAGGCTATGGTTCTGAATGATGGAACACGGCCACTGGGGCGAGAAGACATAATCGAACGCGATGCATCTCCGTCATGA
- a CDS encoding uncharacterized protein (EggNog:ENOG41): MSFSTTATSTAVKPARSNFSRSLRRPSNISSTPDLGSLYSAQPKLLRKTSLAALTPSSLASIPDGSESYAIDSVLNEISENTIPEEDPATPPAMELSVGDSVNVPGGMVGTVRFVGTVQGKKGTFVGVELDSEFAARGKNNGDVDGVSYFSTNVSGAGIFVPVAKALRRPSGSSPKTPTPNAASGLKLGKSNSVSLKSPTSSLSKLSASVGAGSRVQSPKGKKSQPSLQRPESESPQRKLAMSPGPRPSISAPGIKAPPRYGSPTNRLAQSVRGTAGHMGDPNKGAAMERRPSFGPRSTSSLGPEPLFDEEPNPITMPPLPTKSNTGLGSLSLRPPSRATSINDEELERLRAQLEDRDRQLKEQAATLAEMESSLTELQTLIEHPDGLRRSSIDDKDATQLRHMLREKNEKIAMLAAEFDAHRADFRSTIDTLEMASTETERVYEKRIEELIADIRELESRNLDVDSVATQLKQLEELVQELEEGLEDARRGEAEARGEAEFLRGEVERTRSELRREKEKVVPHNISALSGDSAVLAKELEQKEDEIRGLKAIIHSLSRDSIPGAEGHAPRPRPGSLIGEKDAIENKIARDNLERQVAELQHIIKEKNDKEEELQHEIAFLRSNSINSSRDSAPIRRSSIRNSRETVTPVQPQEPKSPNLSHKRASTLETMNESDTYSTATESSTLWCEICETGGHDILTCTNMFGNDNAKSSKNKKNDQEEEEDDEEGEEERRQEADRDTTHEDLKPLTPTGDDVIHHPAVLTPGIPKEEPASVPAVRIIPNPMESGPVAGKESGILDPEKWCAICERDGHDSVDCPFEDAF, translated from the exons ATGTCCTTTTCCACGACTGCCACTTCCACAGCTGTCAAGCCGGCCAGGTCCAACTTCTCGCGCTCGCTGCGCCGGCCATCCAACATTTCGTCGACACCCGACCTGGGATCGCTCTACTCAGCCCAgccgaagctgctgcgcaaGACGTCGCTTGCGGCCCTGACTCCgagctccttggccagcatCCCCGATGGGAGCGAGAGCTACGCCATCGACTCCGTTCTGAACGAGATTTCCGAAAACACCATTCCCGAGGAGGATCCTGCGACGCCGCCCGCCATGGAACTATCTGTCGGCGACTCTGTCAACGTGCCGGGAGGCATGGTCGGTACCGTCCGCTTTGTCGGCACCGTCCAGGGGAAGAAAGGCACCTTCGTCGGCGTCGAGCTAGATTCGGAATTTGCGGCGAGGGGGAAGAACAACGGCGACGTTGATGG CGTCTCCTATTTTTCGACCAATGTCTCTGGCGCCGGTATCTTCGTCCCGGTCGCCAAAGCTCTTCGAAGGCCCTCCGGCTCATCACCCAAGACGCCAACGCCAAATGCTGCGAGCGGCCTGAAGCTTGGCAAGAGCAATTCAGTCAGCCTGAAATCCCCAACATCAAGCCTGTCCAAGTTAAGCGCCTCGGTTGGGGCTGGTTCTCGGGTTCAAAGCCCAAAAGGTAAAAAGTCGCAACCCTCGCTCCAACGCCCCGAGTCCGAGTCGCCACAACGGAAGTTGGCCATGTCACCCGGGCCACGGCCGTCCATTTCAGCGCCCGGAATCAAAGCTCCTCCAAGATACGGTAGCCCGACAAATCGACTTGCGCAGAGCGTGCGCGGAACTGCTGGGCACATGGGCGATCCCAACAAGGGCGCGGCGATGGAACGACGGCCAAGCTTTGGGCCTCGTAGCACATCCTCTCTGGGCCCCGAGCCACTCTTTGACGAGGAACCTAACCCAATAACAATGCCCCCTCTGCCGACAAAGAGCAACACAGGCTTGGGATCGCTATCATTGCGGCCGCCATCTCGAGCGACTAGCATTAACGACGAGGAGCTCGAACGATTGCGCGCCCAATTAGAGGATAGGGATCGGCAACTCAAAGAACAGGCCGCAACATTGGCAGAAATGGAGAGCAGTCTAACTGAGCTTCAAACGCTAATAGAGCACCCCGATGGACTAAGGCGGAGCAGCATAGACGACAAAGATGCAACTCAGCTTCGACACATGCTACgagaaaagaatgaaaaaatTGCCATGCTTGCAGCGGAATTCGATGCCCATCGAGCGGATTTCCGGAGTACCATTGACACGCTTGAAATGGCCAGCACAGAAACTGAACGAGTATATGAGAAACGTATAGAAGAGCTTATAGCAGATATCCGTGAGCTTGAATCGAGAAACTTGGATGTCGACTCTGTAGCAACACAACTGAAACAGCTAGAAGAGCTGGTgcaagagcttgaagaagggTTAGAAGACGCTCGCCGtggcgaggctgaggctcGCGGAGAGGCCGAATTTTTGCGAGGGGAGGTCGAGAGAACTCGGTCAGAGCTTCGgcgagagaaggaaaaagtcGTTCCTCATAATATATCGGCTTTGAGTGGCGACTCCGCGGtgctggccaaggagctggagcagaaGGAAGACGAGATTCGAGGACTGAAGGCTATTATCCATTCCCTTAGTCGAGACTCAATTCCTGGCGCCGAGGGCCACGCTCCTAGGCCGCGACCCGGCTCATTAATTGGCGAAAAAGATGCTATTGAGAACAAAATTGCTCGAGATAATCTAGAGAGACAAGTCGCTGAGCTTCAACATATaatcaaggagaagaatgacaaagaggaggagctgcagcATGAGATTGCGTTCTTGCGCTCAAACAGCATCAACTCGAGTCGTGATTCAGCCCCTATTCGGCGATCATCCATACGGAACTCTCGAGAAACGGTTACACCCGTCCAGCCTCAGGAGCCAAAATCTCCGAATCTCTCACACAAGCGAGCAAGCACCCTCGAGACGATGAACGAGAGTGACACCTATTCGACTGCCACCGAGAGCAGCACTCTTTGGTGCGAGATCTGCGAGACAGGTGGTCATGATATCTTGACTTGCACAAATATGTTTGGCAACGATAACGCAAAGAGttccaagaacaagaaaaacgaccaagaagaagaggaggatgacgaagagggagaggaagaacgTAGACAGGAAGCGGATAGAGACACCACTCATGAAGATCTCAAGCCTCTTACACCCACGGGTGACGATGTTATTCACCATCCCGCCGTGTTGACCCCCGGTATTCCCAAAGAGGAGCCCGCATCGGTTCCGGCAGTCAGAATCATTCCCAACCCCATGGAATCAGGGCCCGTCGCTGGCAAGGAGAGTGGCATTCTGGATCCGGAGAAGTGGTGCGCTATATGCGAGCGGGATGGCCATGATAGCGTCGACTGCCCTTTTGAAGATGCATTCTAA
- a CDS encoding uncharacterized protein (BUSCO:EOG092D247K), whose translation MVKETKLYETLGVSPTATEQELKKAYKIGALKHHPDKNAHNPAAEEKFKEISSAYEILSDPQKRQIYDQYGEAGLEGGAGGAGGMAAEDLFAQFFGGGGFGGMGGMFGGMQNRGPPKARTIHHTHKVSLEDIYRGKISKLALQRSIICPKCDGLGGKDGAVRKCAGCNGAGMKTMMRQMGPMIQRFQTVCPDCNGEGEIIKDKDRCKQCNGKKTTVDRKVLHVHVDRGVKSGTKVEFRGEGDQAPGVQAGDVVFEIEQKPHARFTRKDDDLLYRCEIELVTALAGGTIYVEHLDERWLSIEILPGEAIAPDSVKMVRGQGMPSYRHHDYGNLYIRFDVKFPEKNWTDDASAFESLRKLLPPPSTQGNPPAESMTEPADLEDLDSGAQNKVFGDPNGMGDDEDEDGHPGGERVQCASQ comes from the exons ATGGTGAAGGAAACAAAGCTTTACGAGACACTTGGT GTCTCTCCCACAGCTACTGAGCAGGAGTTGAAGAAGGCTTACAAGATTGGTGCCCTGAAGCACCATCCTG ACAAGAACGCCCACAACCCCGCTGCCGAAGAGAAATTCAAGGAGATCTCCAGTGCTTACGAGATCCTTTCCGACCCCCAGAAGCGTCAGATCTACGATCAATATGGTGAAGCCGGTCTCGAGGGTGGTGCcggtggcgctggcggcatgGCTGCTGAAGATCTGTTTGCCCAGTTcttcggcggtggtggctttGGCGGAATGGGTGGCATGTTTGGTGGCATGCAGAACCGTGGACCTCCCAAGGCTCGCACCATCCACCACACCCACAAGGTTTCTCTCGAGGATATCTACCGTGGCAAGATCTCCAAGCTTGCGCTGCAACGATCCATCATCTGCCCCAAGTGCGACGGCCTTGGAGGAAAGGATGGTGCTGTTCGCAAGTGCGCGGGCTGCAATGGTGCTGGTATGAAGACTATGATGCGCCAGATGGGCCCCATGATTCAGCGCTTCCAGACTGTCTGCCCCGACTGCAATGGTGAAGGTGAAATTATCAAGGATAAGGATCGCTGCAAGCAGTGCAACGGCAAGAAGACCACCGTTGACCGAAAGGTTCTCCACGTCCACGTCGACAGGGGTGTCAAGAGCGGCACCAAGGTCGAGTTCCGAGGCGAAGGTGACCAGGCTCCTGGTGTTCAGGCTGGTGATGTTGTTTTCGAGATTGAGCAGAAGCCTCACGCACGCTTCACCCGAAAGGATGACGACCTCCTTTACCGATGTGAAATTGAGCTCGTTACTGCACTGGCAGGAGGTACCATCTACGTTGAGCATCTGGATGAGCGATGGCTTAGCATTGAAATCCTGCCTGGAGAGGCTATTGCACCTG ACTCTGTGAAGATGGTTCGCGGTCAGGGTATGCCCTCATACAGACACCACGACTACGGCAACCTGTACATCCGCTTCGATGTCAAGTTCCCTGAAAAGAACTGGACCGACGACGCCTCTGCATTCGAATCCCTTCGAAAGCTCCTTCCTCCTCCCTCAACACAGGGCAACCCCCCTGCTGAGTCCATGACAGAGCCTGCCGATTTGGAAGATTTGGATAGCGGTGCTCAGAACAAGGTCTTCGGAGACCCCAACGGTAtgggcgatgatgaggacgaagatGGCCACCCTGGTGGTGAGCGCGTGCAGTGCGCTTCGCAGTAA